A window of Candidatus Saccharimonadales bacterium contains these coding sequences:
- a CDS encoding preprotein translocase subunit SecA: YLRDNLAGDTELLRQRGLHFAIVDEVDSILIDEARTPLIISAPSPRTPENYQTFARIAKRLVPDDYILDEKRKQVALSDVGVEKVQKILGVENLFAPENVHLVYHMDQSLRAQTLFKLDKDYVVDSSGEVIIVDEFTGRLLHGRRYNEGLHQAIEAKENVEIKQESMTLATISFQNYFRMYGKLAGMTGTAMTEAEEFQQIYDVEVVAIPPNRPVVRDDRSDKMFRSEQGKFKALIEEVGRLHKEGRPVLLGTVSIEKNELLSSLLTKAGIKHEVLNAKNNEHEALIVAKAGQKGAVTLATNIAGRGTDIILGKGVKELGGLVVIGSERHESRRIDNQLRGRCGRQGDPGMTQFYVSAEDDLLRIFQGDRIASLMGRLKIAEDMPIQNRAFSRTLEAAQKKVEGFNFDTRKHVVQYDNVINRHRKAIYSTRQEILKSEDISPLVKDLIEEEVRSRTTISPKQNRQFAEEFEAVIPLDKRVIKKIADASPEKARIELAIRSANNLYNEREKDFTSERIHRVEREVYMTVLDQLWMRHLENMEHLREGIGLRGYGQRDPLVEYRTEAQRLYEALQGVLRMEVIRAVYHIQKSEVIKAEEEAFETELTKAAAGAIDVGVNEVGQPTQHADFENPNTVISQQKKTIRKKRKIQRQNRKKNTRKH; encoded by the coding sequence CTATCTACGCGACAACCTAGCGGGTGACACTGAACTACTTCGTCAGCGAGGACTTCACTTCGCGATCGTCGACGAGGTCGACTCAATCTTGATCGATGAAGCCAGAACCCCGCTTATCATCTCAGCCCCGTCACCTCGCACTCCTGAGAACTACCAGACGTTTGCACGTATCGCTAAGCGCTTAGTTCCTGATGACTATATCTTGGATGAGAAGAGGAAGCAGGTTGCCCTAAGTGACGTCGGTGTCGAGAAGGTTCAGAAGATTCTCGGTGTCGAGAACCTCTTTGCTCCTGAAAACGTTCACTTGGTCTACCATATGGACCAGTCTCTACGCGCCCAGACACTCTTTAAGCTCGACAAAGACTACGTTGTTGACTCATCTGGCGAGGTCATCATTGTTGATGAATTCACCGGGCGTTTACTGCATGGCCGGCGCTACAACGAAGGACTGCACCAGGCTATTGAGGCTAAAGAGAACGTCGAGATTAAGCAGGAGTCAATGACTCTTGCGACCATCAGCTTCCAGAACTACTTCAGGATGTACGGTAAGCTGGCCGGCATGACTGGAACGGCTATGACTGAAGCCGAGGAGTTTCAGCAGATCTATGACGTTGAAGTGGTCGCTATCCCGCCGAACCGGCCTGTTGTCCGCGATGATCGATCCGATAAGATGTTCAGAAGTGAACAAGGTAAGTTCAAGGCTCTTATCGAAGAAGTCGGGCGGCTACATAAAGAAGGGCGTCCGGTCCTTCTTGGTACCGTCTCTATCGAAAAAAACGAACTACTCAGCAGTCTTCTTACTAAGGCAGGTATCAAACATGAGGTTCTTAATGCCAAGAACAATGAGCATGAAGCGCTGATTGTTGCTAAAGCCGGCCAAAAAGGGGCCGTCACCCTCGCCACCAACATTGCAGGACGTGGTACGGATATCATTCTAGGGAAGGGTGTTAAAGAACTCGGTGGCCTCGTTGTTATCGGCTCTGAGCGACACGAATCCCGCCGCATCGATAACCAGTTACGCGGTCGTTGTGGACGTCAGGGTGATCCAGGTATGACCCAGTTCTACGTCTCGGCCGAAGACGACCTTCTGCGAATCTTCCAGGGTGATCGAATTGCCTCGCTAATGGGACGGCTTAAAATTGCCGAAGATATGCCGATTCAGAACAGAGCATTCTCAAGAACGCTTGAAGCTGCCCAGAAGAAAGTCGAAGGCTTCAACTTTGATACTCGAAAACACGTCGTTCAGTACGACAACGTCATCAACCGTCATCGCAAGGCAATCTACAGTACTCGACAGGAGATTCTCAAGAGCGAGGACATCAGCCCGCTCGTTAAAGACCTTATTGAGGAAGAAGTGCGCTCGCGAACAACTATCAGCCCGAAGCAGAACCGGCAATTTGCCGAAGAGTTTGAGGCGGTCATCCCGCTTGATAAGAGGGTAATCAAGAAAATCGCCGATGCCTCACCGGAAAAGGCACGTATAGAGTTGGCGATTAGGTCCGCAAATAACCTCTACAATGAGCGCGAGAAAGACTTCACATCTGAGCGTATTCACAGGGTTGAGCGTGAAGTTTACATGACCGTTCTCGACCAGCTTTGGATGCGTCACCTTGAGAACATGGAGCACCTCCGAGAAGGCATTGGCCTTCGTGGCTATGGTCAGAGAGATCCACTTGTTGAATACCGAACTGAGGCACAGCGCCTCTACGAGGCACTTCAGGGTGTCCTTCGTATGGAGGTCATTCGAGCGGTCTATCACATTCAAAAGAGCGAGGTTATCAAGGCCGAAGAGGAAGCCTTCGAAACCGAGCTGACAAAGGCGGCGGCCGGTGCTATAGACGTCGGTGTTAATGAAGTTGGTCAACCCACGCAGCATGCTGATTTCGAAAATCCAAACACTGTCATTTCTCAACAGAAGAAGACCATTCGCAAGAAACGAAAGATTCAGCGTCAAAACCGCAAGAAGAACACGAGAAAGCACTAA